The Nostoc sp. 'Lobaria pulmonaria (5183) cyanobiont' DNA window AGTGTCATTCGGAAATGATCCTTTGTTTGGTGGTGCTGATACTTTAACTGGCGACCAAGGCGCAGATTTATTTGCCTTCCAGTTTGGAGAATCAACAGTATTAGCAAGCGATCGCATTACAGACTTGGAATTTTCCCCTTTAGAGTGTCGGGAAAGGGGTTATGTTTTTCGTGGTCTTTTCCAGATGAGGTGAAAAGTCAGGTGAATCATTATACCCCTCGCGCAATTCCAAAAGAATCTCCCTTCAAGGTGACTCCCAAGGGTTCTACCACTACCTGGCGGGTAAGGGACGCTTCAACTCTTCCTGCAATCACAGCCGAAAGTTGATGTTCTCTTGCAAGCAGGACAATTCTCTCTGCATCCTGCTCTGACTCTGTATAGAATGCGAATCCTGCACCGTAATTGAACACTGAAAGCATCGTCTCAGCCCCACCCTCAAGATGACTTTCAACAAATGTAAATATCTCTGGTACTGGGAGCATCGTTTCAATGACATACCGAAGCGGCTTCACCGACCTCATCAGCTTTTGCCAGCCATGACCAGTGATATTCTCCATCGCCGTGGGACGAATTCCCTCACTAAGCACGCCCTGTACAAGGGGCGTATAAAGATACGACGCAGCATTCATTGCTTCCCATAACTCCTGCCCACTTGGGAGTTTTGTTCTATAACCATCAGGGAGCGACTCAGCAAGCTTTCGCAATGGGGTAAAGCCGTTCTCATGAGGCCCCGAACTTTCGACGAGAACAATGGTATTGCCGGCATCCAAACGCGAGCTATCAATAGGAGCAACACCAGCCGGCATAACCCCAAAAACCGAGCCGGCAATGTCGAGCCGCCCTGGAATCATCTTAGTTTTTAGTTGAGGAGTTTCTCCTGAAAGATAAACACACCCCACGCGTTTGCACCCCTCAACGACTCCATCCAGAAACCCATCAAGGAAAGCGGGGGTAAAAATTGTTTCAGGAGTACTCGACGGCAGATAAAGACCGAGAAGTATAGTCTGCATACCTGAAGTTGCAGCATCGTTCGTCAGACACGAGACGATCTTGATACCAATATTCCACCAGAATCGTCGAAGTTCTTCTTCGGAAAGGTCGTCAGG harbors:
- a CDS encoding AIR synthase related protein, with the protein product MAQALDQVDYDTLDAAKRRFIDAAKRTLGFASAYGIVPASGLGASANAFSFNLAPFLETGARELSMTLVPEGLGTADDTRPDDLSEEELRRFWWNIGIKIVSCLTNDAATSGMQTILLGLYLPSSTPETIFTPAFLDGFLDGVVEGCKRVGCVYLSGETPQLKTKMIPGRLDIAGSVFGVMPAGVAPIDSSRLDAGNTIVLVESSGPHENGFTPLRKLAESLPDGYRTKLPSGQELWEAMNAASYLYTPLVQGVLSEGIRPTAMENITGHGWQKLMRSVKPLRYVIETMLPVPEIFTFVESHLEGGAETMLSVFNYGAGFAFYTESEQDAERIVLLAREHQLSAVIAGRVEASLTRQVVVEPLGVTLKGDSFGIARGV